A portion of the Pectobacterium brasiliense genome contains these proteins:
- the asmA gene encoding outer membrane assembly protein AsmA, with product MRRFLTTLAILLVVVVAGMTALVVLVNPNDFRAYMVKQVEERSGYRLQLDGDLRWHVWPQLSILSGGMSLSAPGSSAPIVSAENMRLDVQLWPLLSHKLAVKQVMLKGAIIRLTPESEAKQSNNAPIAPAGSQTPSEERHWRLDIDKIKVADSLLILQRSNNEQINVRDINLAMEQNSDRQVSIELSSRINRDQRDIAFSLAADVDLLHFPQQVNANITKLDYQLQGAGIPANGISGTGSVQASYQQQPEKITFSQLSLNTNNSQLSGAGSVTLGDIPHYELELLSEKLDLDSLLGIASVKENNAAVVPAKSSAPVISNESGLAKPEDGLQTFTARLSLQAATLIYRGLDVRQFTLRADNQPRLLDVTTLSGELGGGHFSLPGKAVTKPSTNITLRPELKDVELSQLMSAFALPAETVSGKLSMVGQFSGNSVALPALLQQWQGTATLQGNNVRLQGLNIQQMVQMAVARSNGNVRGQERYERYTELQQLTGKVQLNAGKLRLTDLNGRSELLSLTGAGQFDLPAQTCDVNLNVSITQGWQGDEQLVSVLKNTAIPLRIYGEWDKLNYQLQVDQLLRKRLQDELKKRLNDWASQNQQSQKGKDLKQLLDRL from the coding sequence ATGAGAAGATTTCTGACGACGCTGGCAATTCTGCTTGTGGTGGTTGTGGCAGGAATGACGGCCTTGGTCGTACTGGTTAATCCCAATGACTTCCGCGCTTACATGGTGAAGCAAGTTGAGGAACGTAGCGGCTATCGCCTTCAACTGGATGGCGATCTGCGTTGGCATGTGTGGCCGCAACTGAGCATATTATCAGGCGGGATGTCGTTGAGTGCGCCGGGATCCAGTGCGCCGATTGTCAGCGCTGAAAACATGCGTCTTGATGTGCAGCTGTGGCCGCTGCTGTCGCACAAGCTAGCGGTTAAGCAGGTGATGCTGAAAGGTGCGATTATTCGCCTGACGCCGGAAAGTGAAGCCAAACAGTCTAACAATGCGCCCATTGCCCCTGCGGGATCGCAAACCCCATCTGAGGAACGGCACTGGCGGCTGGATATTGATAAGATCAAAGTCGCCGATAGCTTGTTGATTCTGCAACGCAGCAATAATGAGCAGATTAACGTGCGTGACATTAATCTTGCGATGGAGCAGAACAGCGACCGTCAGGTCAGCATCGAATTATCAAGCCGCATCAATCGCGATCAGCGCGATATTGCCTTCTCCCTTGCCGCAGATGTCGATTTGCTGCATTTCCCCCAGCAGGTCAATGCCAATATTACCAAGCTAGATTACCAGCTTCAGGGGGCAGGAATACCAGCAAACGGTATCAGCGGAACGGGGAGTGTTCAGGCAAGTTATCAACAGCAGCCTGAAAAAATCACGTTTAGCCAGCTTTCACTCAATACCAATAATAGCCAACTGTCGGGTGCCGGTAGCGTGACGCTGGGGGATATCCCTCATTACGAATTAGAGCTGTTGTCTGAGAAGCTGGATTTGGATTCCCTGCTGGGGATCGCGTCGGTAAAAGAGAACAATGCCGCTGTCGTGCCGGCTAAATCATCAGCCCCTGTGATTTCAAATGAAAGTGGGTTAGCCAAGCCAGAAGACGGCTTACAGACATTCACCGCGCGTCTGTCGTTACAGGCCGCGACGCTGATCTATCGTGGGCTCGATGTCCGTCAATTTACGCTACGGGCAGACAATCAACCGAGGCTGCTGGATGTGACGACCTTGAGCGGTGAACTGGGCGGTGGACATTTCTCATTGCCCGGTAAAGCTGTGACGAAGCCATCGACCAACATCACGCTACGGCCAGAGCTCAAGGATGTTGAGTTATCACAGTTAATGTCCGCATTTGCGCTGCCCGCTGAGACGGTCAGTGGAAAATTGTCAATGGTGGGGCAGTTCAGCGGTAATAGCGTTGCGCTACCTGCGTTGCTCCAGCAGTGGCAGGGGACAGCGACGCTGCAAGGCAATAATGTTCGTCTACAGGGTTTGAATATCCAGCAAATGGTGCAGATGGCCGTTGCGCGTAGCAATGGGAATGTGCGAGGACAAGAGCGCTACGAGCGCTATACCGAACTGCAACAGCTGACCGGGAAAGTACAACTGAACGCGGGTAAGTTACGCCTTACCGATCTCAATGGCCGCTCAGAGCTGCTGTCGCTAACTGGTGCTGGCCAATTCGATTTGCCAGCCCAGACGTGTGACGTCAACTTGAATGTCTCTATCACGCAAGGGTGGCAGGGGGATGAGCAGCTAGTCAGCGTATTGAAAAACACGGCGATTCCGTTACGCATCTATGGCGAGTGGGACAAATTGAATTACCAATTACAGGTGGATCAACTGCTGCGTAAACGCCTGCAAGACGAATTGAAAAAACGCCTGAATGATTGGGCCAGCCAAAATCAGCAAAGCCAGAAGGGCAAGGATCTGAAGCAACTCCTCGATCGTCTTTAA
- the dcd gene encoding dCTP deaminase, which yields MRLCDRDIEAWLDDGRLVITPRPPTERISGATVDVRLGNQFRVFRGHTAAFIDLSGPKDEVSAALDRVMSDEINLPEGEAFFLHPGELALAVTFESVTLPDNLVGWLDGRSSLARLGLMVHVTAHRIDPGWQGRIVLEFYNSGKLPLALRPGMMIGALSFEPLSGPAARPYNRRQDAKYKDQQGAVASRIDKD from the coding sequence ATGAGACTGTGTGACCGTGACATTGAAGCCTGGCTGGATGATGGCCGACTGGTGATTACACCCCGTCCGCCTACTGAGAGGATCAGTGGTGCGACCGTTGATGTTCGTTTGGGAAATCAGTTTCGCGTCTTCCGCGGACACACCGCGGCCTTCATTGACTTAAGTGGCCCGAAAGATGAAGTCAGCGCGGCGCTGGATCGCGTCATGAGTGATGAAATCAATTTGCCAGAAGGCGAGGCGTTTTTCCTGCACCCGGGAGAATTAGCGCTGGCAGTGACGTTTGAATCCGTTACGCTGCCGGATAATTTGGTTGGCTGGCTGGATGGCCGCTCTTCGTTAGCCCGTCTGGGATTGATGGTTCACGTCACTGCACACCGTATCGATCCAGGTTGGCAAGGAAGAATTGTGCTGGAGTTCTATAATTCAGGTAAGTTGCCGTTGGCATTACGCCCCGGCATGATGATTGGCGCTCTGAGTTTTGAACCGCTTTCCGGGCCGGCTGCTCGTCCTTACAACCGCCGTCAGGATGCCAAATATAAAGACCAACAGGGTGCGGTAGCGAGCCGGATCGATAAAGACTAA
- the udk gene encoding uridine kinase, which yields MTDQSHQCVIIGISGASASGKSLISSTLYRELRDQVGDQHIGVISEDSYYKDQSHLTMEERVKTNYDHPSSMDHSLLLKHLQMLKAGQAIEVPQYSYVEHTRKQETVHIELKKVIILEGILLLTDARLRSEMNFSIFVDTPLDICLLRRMRRDVNERGRSMDSVMEQYQKTVRPMFLQFIEPSKQYADIIVPRGGKNRIAIDILKAKISQFFE from the coding sequence ATGACTGATCAGTCTCACCAGTGCGTCATCATCGGGATCTCAGGAGCATCCGCTTCGGGTAAAAGTCTTATTTCCAGCACCTTGTATCGAGAATTACGCGATCAGGTTGGTGATCAGCATATCGGGGTGATATCTGAAGACAGTTATTATAAAGATCAAAGCCACCTGACGATGGAAGAGCGGGTAAAAACGAACTATGACCACCCGAGCTCGATGGATCATAGTCTGCTGCTCAAGCATTTGCAGATGCTGAAAGCGGGTCAGGCGATCGAAGTCCCGCAGTACAGCTATGTCGAGCACACCCGCAAGCAGGAAACCGTGCATATCGAGCTGAAAAAGGTCATTATCCTGGAAGGTATCCTGCTGCTGACGGATGCGCGCCTGCGCAGTGAGATGAATTTCTCTATTTTCGTCGATACACCGCTGGATATTTGCCTGCTGCGCCGTATGCGCCGCGACGTTAATGAGCGCGGGCGTTCAATGGATTCCGTGATGGAACAGTATCAGAAGACCGTGCGCCCGATGTTCCTGCAATTTATTGAGCCCTCTAAGCAGTATGCCGACATTATTGTGCCGCGCGGCGGGAAAAACCGTATTGCGATTGATATTTTGAAAGCCAAGATAAGCCAGTTTTTTGAGTAG
- the apbC gene encoding iron-sulfur cluster carrier protein ApbC, which produces MNATVPEQRPEALRAMVTGVLSTFQHPTLKNNLTTLNALRHCALLDNVLHIDLTMPFVWLSGLAVLKETVSDELLRLSGAKAVEWRLTHDIATLRRVNDQAGVKGVKNIIAVSSGKGGVGKSSTAVNMALALAAEGANVGILDADIYGPSIPTMLGSASERPTSPDGQHMAPIIAHGLATNSIGYLVTDDNAMVWRGPMASKALLQLLQDTLWPDLDYLVLDMPPGTGDIQLTLAQSIPVTGAVVVTTPQDIALMDAMKGIAMFEKVSVPVLGIVENMSVHICSNCGHLEPIFGTGGAQKLAEKYHCSLLGQLPLHISLREDLDRGEPTVVSQPDSEFTSLYRELAGQVAAQLYWQGDTIPGEISFRAL; this is translated from the coding sequence ATGAACGCGACAGTCCCCGAACAACGCCCTGAAGCACTGCGTGCGATGGTCACCGGGGTTTTATCTACTTTTCAGCACCCGACACTGAAAAATAACCTGACGACACTGAATGCACTGCGCCATTGTGCGCTGCTGGACAACGTGTTGCATATCGACCTGACGATGCCGTTTGTCTGGCTGAGCGGTTTAGCTGTATTAAAGGAAACGGTTAGCGATGAGTTATTACGTTTATCAGGCGCAAAGGCGGTCGAGTGGCGCTTAACGCACGATATCGCGACGCTGCGTCGGGTTAACGATCAGGCTGGCGTGAAGGGCGTGAAAAACATCATTGCCGTCAGCTCCGGCAAAGGTGGGGTCGGCAAATCGAGTACGGCGGTGAATATGGCGCTGGCGCTGGCGGCTGAAGGCGCGAATGTGGGCATTCTGGATGCCGATATCTACGGTCCTTCCATTCCGACCATGCTGGGCTCGGCCAGTGAACGTCCAACCTCGCCGGACGGCCAACATATGGCACCGATTATCGCGCACGGCCTGGCAACTAACTCGATTGGTTATCTGGTGACGGACGATAACGCTATGGTGTGGCGTGGGCCGATGGCCAGCAAAGCGTTATTGCAGCTGCTGCAGGATACACTCTGGCCGGATCTGGACTATCTGGTATTAGATATGCCGCCGGGTACGGGTGATATTCAACTGACGCTGGCGCAGAGTATTCCTGTCACTGGTGCGGTTGTCGTGACGACGCCACAGGATATCGCACTGATGGATGCCATGAAGGGCATCGCGATGTTTGAAAAAGTCAGTGTGCCGGTACTGGGCATCGTTGAAAATATGAGCGTACATATTTGTAGCAACTGTGGTCATCTGGAACCGATCTTTGGCACGGGCGGTGCGCAGAAGCTGGCGGAAAAATATCACTGTTCTCTGCTAGGTCAGCTTCCACTGCATATCTCTCTGCGTGAAGACCTTGACCGCGGTGAGCCGACGGTCGTCAGCCAGCCGGACAGCGAGTTTACTTCTCTGTACCGCGAACTGGCGGGGCAGGTTGCCGCTCAGCTTTACTGGCAGGGTGACACGATTCCCGGCGAAATTTCTTTCCGGGCGCTGTAA
- the metG gene encoding methionine--tRNA ligase, with amino-acid sequence MTQVAKKILVTCALPYANGSIHLGHMLEHVQADIWVRYQRMRGNQVHFICADDAHGTPIMLKAQQMGIAPEQMIAAMSQEHQQDFAGFNISYDNYHSTHSEENRELSGLIYGRLKENGFIKNRTISQLYDPEKGMFLPDRFVKGTCPKCKAADQYGDNCEVCGATYSPTELIEPKSVVSGATPEMRETEHFFFDLPAFSEMLQAWTRSGALQEQVANKMQEWFDSGLQQWDITRDAPYFGFEIPDAPGKYFYVWLDAPIGYMGSFKNLCDKRGDLNFDDFWKKDSDADLYHFIGKDIVYFHSLFWPAMLEGSGFRKPTNLFVHGYVTVNGAKMSKSRGTFIKAGTYLQHLDADCLRYYYAAKLSSRIDDIDLNLEDFVQRVNADIVNKVVNLASRNAGFINKRFDGKLADKLADAELYKTFTDAATSIAEAYNNRESGRAIREIMALADIANRYVDEQAPWVVAKAEGRDEDLQAICSMGINLFRVLMTYLKPVLPSLAQRTEAFLNTELSWDAIATPLLSHQVSPFKALFNRIDLDKVNAMVDASKEDMIAAQKVVSGPLADNPVQDTINFDDFAKVDMRIALIKQAELVDGSDKLLRLTLDLGGETRQVFSGIREAYPDPAKLEGRLTVMVANLAPRKMRFGISEGMVMAAGPGGKDIFLLSPDSGAQPGMQVK; translated from the coding sequence ATGACTCAAGTCGCAAAGAAAATCCTGGTAACGTGCGCGCTGCCTTACGCTAATGGTTCAATCCACCTCGGTCATATGCTTGAACATGTTCAGGCCGATATTTGGGTTCGTTACCAGCGAATGCGCGGCAACCAGGTTCACTTTATCTGTGCGGACGACGCCCACGGCACGCCAATCATGCTGAAAGCACAGCAGATGGGGATTGCGCCGGAACAGATGATTGCGGCAATGAGTCAGGAGCATCAGCAGGACTTTGCCGGTTTCAATATCAGCTATGACAACTACCACTCTACGCACAGCGAAGAGAACCGCGAACTGTCAGGTCTGATTTATGGTCGGCTGAAAGAGAACGGCTTTATTAAAAATCGCACCATTTCTCAGCTGTACGATCCAGAGAAAGGCATGTTCCTGCCGGATCGTTTCGTCAAAGGCACCTGCCCGAAATGTAAGGCAGCCGACCAATACGGCGATAACTGCGAAGTCTGTGGCGCGACCTACAGCCCAACAGAGCTGATCGAACCAAAATCAGTGGTGTCTGGTGCCACGCCAGAAATGCGTGAAACAGAACACTTCTTCTTCGATCTGCCTGCGTTCAGCGAGATGCTGCAAGCCTGGACGCGTTCCGGCGCATTGCAGGAGCAAGTCGCTAACAAGATGCAGGAATGGTTCGATTCTGGCCTGCAACAGTGGGACATCACCCGCGACGCACCCTATTTCGGTTTTGAAATCCCCGATGCACCGGGCAAATATTTTTACGTCTGGCTGGATGCGCCAATCGGCTACATGGGGTCGTTCAAGAACCTGTGCGACAAACGTGGCGATCTGAATTTCGATGATTTCTGGAAGAAAGATTCCGACGCAGATTTGTATCATTTCATCGGTAAAGACATCGTTTATTTCCACAGCCTGTTCTGGCCTGCCATGCTCGAAGGCAGCGGTTTCCGTAAACCGACAAACCTGTTCGTACATGGTTATGTCACGGTCAACGGCGCCAAGATGTCTAAATCACGCGGTACCTTCATCAAAGCAGGCACGTATCTGCAACATCTGGATGCCGACTGCCTGCGTTATTACTACGCGGCAAAACTGTCTTCTCGCATTGATGACATCGACCTCAATCTGGAAGATTTCGTTCAGCGCGTAAATGCTGACATCGTTAACAAAGTCGTGAATCTGGCATCGCGTAATGCCGGTTTCATCAACAAGCGCTTTGACGGCAAGCTGGCGGACAAGTTGGCCGACGCCGAGCTGTACAAAACCTTCACCGATGCCGCCACCAGCATTGCCGAAGCCTATAACAACCGTGAATCCGGGCGTGCCATTCGTGAGATCATGGCGTTGGCGGATATCGCCAACCGCTACGTTGACGAACAGGCACCGTGGGTTGTGGCGAAAGCAGAAGGTCGGGATGAAGATCTGCAAGCAATTTGCTCAATGGGTATCAACCTGTTCCGCGTACTGATGACATACCTGAAACCGGTTCTGCCTTCGCTGGCACAGCGGACAGAAGCATTTTTGAATACGGAATTGAGCTGGGATGCGATTGCCACGCCGCTGTTGAGCCATCAGGTTAGTCCATTCAAGGCGCTGTTCAACCGCATCGATCTGGATAAAGTTAACGCAATGGTTGACGCCTCGAAAGAAGACATGATCGCCGCACAAAAAGTCGTATCTGGCCCGCTGGCAGACAACCCGGTGCAGGACACCATTAACTTTGACGATTTTGCCAAAGTCGATATGCGTATCGCACTGATTAAGCAGGCTGAACTGGTTGATGGTTCTGACAAACTTTTACGTCTGACGCTGGATCTGGGCGGCGAAACCCGTCAGGTCTTCTCCGGCATTCGTGAGGCTTATCCCGATCCGGCTAAGCTGGAAGGCCGTTTAACTGTGATGGTCGCCAATCTGGCACCGCGTAAAATGCGCTTCGGCATATCAGAAGGTATGGTGATGGCAGCCGGTCCCGGTGGGAAAGATATCTTCCTGCTGAGCCCAGACAGCGGCGCTCAGCCAGGAATGCAGGTCAAATAA
- the fdnG gene encoding formate dehydrogenase-N subunit alpha: MQLNRRGFFKVCAGGMAGTTLAVLGFTPTEAMASVRQYKLLRAKETRNNCTYCSVGCGVLMYSLGDGAKNAKPSIFHIEGDADHPVSRGSLCPKGAGLVDYIHSENRLLYPEYRAPGSDKWQRISWDDAIERIARLMKADRDANFERTNAKGETVNRWLTTGMLCSSAASNETGILDQKFARALGMVAIDCQARLCHGPTVAALAPTFGRGAMTNNWVDIKNANVIIVMGGNPAEAHPVGFKWAVEAKTHNNAKLIVVDPRFNRSAAVADLYAPIRAGSDAAFLLGIVNYLITNDKIHREYVVSYTNASLIVRDDFSFDEGLFSGYDEQKRQYDKSSWQYELDESGFAKRDNTLSHPRCVWNLLKKHVSRYTLEMVTSLCGTSAKDYEEICRTLAETCVPNKTATFMYALGWTHHTNGAQIIRSAGMIQLLLGNIGMAGGGINALRGHSNIQGYTDLGLLSLNLPGYMPLPSEKQPDLNTYLNQITPTAALPDQVNYWKNTPKFFISMMKSFYGDHAQAANNWGYDWLPKWDRSYDVMVQTELMVEGKMNGYIVQGFNPVAAFSNKNKATEALSKLKYMVIIDPLVTETSTFWQNYGEFNDVDTKSIQTEVFRLPSSCFAEENGSIANSGRWLQWHWAAAEPPGEARHDGKILGKLLMRLRELYNEEGGAYSDPLMNINWNYKDPEDPHPEEIAREGNGMALADIYDDSGKLILKKGQQIADFSQLRDDGTTSSFCWIYAGSWTEAGNQMDKRDNADAGLGCTPNWSWCWPQNRRILYNRASADLQGKPWDSKRKLLEWTGQKWQGIDVPDFAATVPPGKDTGPFIMLPEGLARLFSVDKLVDGPFPEHYEPIESPIGTNPLHPSVISSPVARLFARDAKTMGTAKDFPYVATTYSITELFRHWTKHARLNAIVQPEQFVEIGENLAKSKGIKAGDEVKVSCQRGYIKAKAVVTKRIKTLQIAGRSVETVGIPCHWGFEGTTRKGFLANTLTPSVGDANSQTPEYKAFLVNVEKA, from the coding sequence ATGCAACTGAATAGAAGAGGTTTCTTTAAAGTTTGCGCGGGGGGGATGGCTGGAACCACTCTCGCGGTATTGGGCTTTACACCCACGGAAGCAATGGCATCAGTACGTCAATATAAGCTGTTACGGGCAAAAGAGACGCGTAACAACTGTACCTACTGTTCAGTGGGTTGTGGTGTGCTCATGTATAGCCTGGGCGATGGTGCCAAAAACGCGAAGCCTTCCATTTTTCATATCGAAGGTGATGCGGATCACCCAGTCAGCCGCGGCTCCCTTTGCCCAAAAGGTGCGGGTCTGGTTGACTATATCCACAGTGAAAATCGCCTGCTCTATCCTGAATACCGCGCGCCGGGTTCAGACAAATGGCAACGAATCAGCTGGGACGACGCGATTGAACGCATTGCACGCCTGATGAAAGCTGACCGTGATGCCAACTTCGAACGCACCAACGCCAAGGGCGAAACCGTCAACCGCTGGCTGACGACCGGTATGCTGTGCTCTTCTGCTGCCAGCAACGAAACCGGTATTCTCGACCAGAAATTTGCCCGGGCACTCGGCATGGTTGCTATCGACTGCCAGGCTCGCTTGTGCCACGGACCAACCGTTGCTGCACTAGCGCCGACATTCGGCCGTGGCGCAATGACTAACAACTGGGTTGATATCAAAAACGCCAACGTCATCATCGTCATGGGCGGCAATCCAGCAGAAGCGCACCCAGTCGGTTTCAAATGGGCCGTTGAAGCGAAAACGCACAACAATGCGAAGCTGATTGTGGTCGATCCGCGTTTTAACCGCTCCGCTGCCGTTGCCGATCTCTACGCACCGATTCGCGCAGGTTCAGATGCCGCCTTCCTGTTAGGTATCGTTAACTACCTTATTACGAACGATAAAATTCATCGCGAATACGTGGTGTCTTACACTAATGCCAGCCTGATCGTACGTGATGACTTTAGCTTCGACGAAGGCTTGTTCAGCGGCTACGACGAACAGAAACGTCAATATGACAAATCCAGCTGGCAGTATGAGTTAGATGAGTCCGGTTTCGCCAAACGCGACAACACGCTGTCCCATCCGCGCTGCGTCTGGAATCTGCTGAAAAAACACGTCTCCCGCTATACGCTGGAAATGGTGACATCCCTGTGCGGTACCTCAGCCAAAGATTACGAAGAGATTTGCCGTACGCTGGCTGAAACCTGTGTACCGAATAAAACTGCAACCTTCATGTATGCTCTGGGTTGGACGCACCACACCAACGGCGCGCAAATTATCCGCTCCGCTGGCATGATCCAGCTTCTGTTAGGGAATATTGGTATGGCAGGCGGTGGCATCAACGCCCTGCGCGGCCACTCCAACATTCAGGGGTATACCGATCTGGGTCTGCTGTCGTTAAATCTGCCGGGTTATATGCCACTGCCGTCAGAAAAACAGCCGGATCTGAATACCTATCTGAACCAAATCACACCGACCGCCGCACTGCCCGATCAGGTTAACTATTGGAAAAACACGCCAAAATTCTTTATCAGCATGATGAAGAGCTTCTACGGCGATCACGCGCAGGCCGCAAATAACTGGGGTTATGACTGGTTGCCGAAGTGGGATCGTAGCTACGACGTCATGGTGCAAACTGAGCTGATGGTGGAAGGCAAAATGAACGGCTACATCGTTCAGGGCTTTAACCCCGTTGCGGCGTTCTCCAACAAGAACAAAGCGACCGAAGCGCTCTCCAAGCTCAAGTACATGGTCATCATCGATCCTTTGGTCACGGAAACGTCCACATTCTGGCAGAACTATGGCGAATTCAATGACGTGGATACGAAGTCCATTCAGACTGAAGTCTTCCGTCTGCCGTCTTCCTGCTTTGCCGAAGAGAATGGCTCTATCGCCAACTCCGGCCGCTGGCTGCAATGGCACTGGGCGGCGGCTGAGCCACCAGGAGAAGCCCGTCACGACGGTAAAATCCTCGGTAAGCTGCTGATGCGCCTGCGTGAACTGTATAACGAAGAAGGCGGTGCTTACTCGGATCCGTTGATGAACATCAACTGGAACTACAAAGACCCAGAAGATCCGCATCCAGAAGAGATCGCCCGCGAAGGCAACGGCATGGCGCTGGCGGATATCTACGACGACAGCGGCAAACTGATCCTGAAAAAAGGCCAGCAGATCGCTGATTTCTCACAGTTGCGTGATGACGGTACTACGTCCAGTTTCTGCTGGATTTACGCCGGGAGTTGGACAGAAGCGGGTAACCAGATGGATAAGCGCGACAACGCCGATGCCGGTCTGGGCTGTACGCCGAACTGGTCATGGTGTTGGCCGCAAAACCGCCGCATTCTCTACAACCGAGCCTCTGCCGACCTGCAAGGGAAACCGTGGGACAGCAAGCGTAAATTGCTGGAATGGACCGGCCAGAAATGGCAAGGCATTGATGTACCTGACTTCGCCGCAACCGTACCACCGGGCAAAGACACCGGGCCGTTCATCATGCTGCCGGAAGGTCTGGCACGTCTGTTCTCCGTGGACAAACTGGTAGACGGGCCGTTCCCTGAACACTACGAGCCGATCGAATCACCTATTGGCACCAACCCGCTGCATCCGTCAGTGATTTCCAGCCCGGTTGCGCGTTTGTTTGCGCGTGATGCGAAAACCATGGGCACCGCGAAGGACTTCCCTTATGTGGCGACCACGTACTCAATTACTGAATTGTTCCGCCACTGGACAAAACACGCACGTCTGAACGCAATTGTGCAGCCGGAACAGTTTGTTGAGATCGGTGAAAATCTGGCGAAGAGCAAAGGCATTAAAGCAGGCGATGAAGTCAAAGTCTCCTGTCAGCGTGGCTACATCAAAGCCAAAGCGGTGGTAACGAAGCGTATCAAAACGCTGCAAATTGCCGGACGCAGCGTGGAAACCGTTGGTATTCCCTGCCACTGGGGCTTTGAGGGAACCACGCGTAAAGGGTTCCTGGCTAACACACTCACCCCGAGCGTCGGCGACGCTAATTCACAAACGCCTGAGTACAAAGCGTTTTTGGTTAATGTAGAGAAGGCGTAA
- the fdxH gene encoding formate dehydrogenase subunit beta, giving the protein MSMQSQDIIKRSATNGFTPPPHVRDDKSEVAKLIDVTTCIGCKGCQVACSEWNDIRDDVGHNFGVYDNPADLSAKSWTLMRFSEVEENDRLEWLIRKDGCMHCSDPGCLKACPSAGAVIQYANGIVDFQSEHCIGCGYCIAGCPFNIPRLNKEDNRVYKCTLCVDRVSVGQEPACVKTCPTGAIRFGTKEEMKHLAEERIADLKSRGYANAGLYDPQGVGGTHVMYVLHHADRPSLYNNLPDDPQISTPVNLWKGILKPLSALGFVATFAGLMFHYIGVGPNTEEMDHDHEGEDKEGGDKHE; this is encoded by the coding sequence ATGTCAATGCAATCACAAGATATTATTAAACGTTCGGCCACCAACGGCTTTACACCGCCTCCGCATGTGCGTGATGACAAAAGCGAAGTGGCAAAACTGATCGATGTCACCACCTGTATCGGCTGTAAAGGCTGTCAGGTGGCCTGTTCAGAGTGGAACGATATTCGTGACGACGTCGGCCATAACTTTGGCGTTTATGATAACCCAGCGGATTTGAGTGCCAAATCCTGGACGCTGATGCGCTTTTCCGAAGTGGAAGAGAACGATCGTCTGGAATGGTTGATCCGTAAAGATGGCTGCATGCACTGTAGCGATCCGGGCTGTCTGAAAGCCTGTCCTTCCGCTGGTGCAGTGATCCAGTATGCCAACGGTATCGTCGATTTTCAGTCCGAACACTGTATCGGCTGCGGCTATTGTATCGCCGGCTGCCCATTCAATATTCCGCGTCTGAATAAAGAAGATAACCGCGTCTATAAATGTACGCTGTGCGTCGACAGAGTCAGCGTTGGCCAAGAGCCTGCCTGCGTGAAAACCTGTCCAACCGGTGCTATTCGTTTCGGTACGAAAGAAGAGATGAAGCATCTGGCAGAAGAACGCATCGCCGATCTGAAAAGTCGTGGTTATGCGAACGCAGGCCTCTACGATCCGCAGGGCGTGGGCGGTACGCACGTGATGTATGTTCTGCACCACGCAGACAGGCCGTCGCTCTACAACAATCTGCCGGATGATCCGCAGATTTCTACGCCGGTCAACCTGTGGAAGGGCATTCTGAAGCCGCTATCTGCGTTAGGGTTTGTCGCCACGTTCGCCGGGTTAATGTTCCACTACATCGGTGTGGGTCCGAACACAGAAGAAATGGATCATGACCACGAGGGAGAAGATAAAGAAGGGGGAGACAAACATGAGTAA
- the fdnI gene encoding formate dehydrogenase-N subunit gamma, with amino-acid sequence MSKSKMILRTKFIDRICHWIVVISFFLVALSGIALFFPTLQWLTQTFGTPQMGRILHPFFGVLIVICLIPMFFRFVGHNIPKKRDLPWFLNIIEVLKGNEHEVSEVGKYNPGQKMMFWSIMGLTLVLLITGVIMWRPYFAHLFPIDVVRYAILIHAVAAIVLIHAILIHMYMAFWVKGSIKGMIEGKVSKRWARKHHPRWAREMEEKETKK; translated from the coding sequence ATGAGTAAATCAAAAATGATTTTGCGCACCAAGTTTATCGATCGCATCTGTCACTGGATTGTGGTGATTAGCTTTTTCCTGGTCGCACTCTCAGGTATTGCTTTGTTTTTCCCTACCCTGCAATGGCTGACACAGACGTTTGGTACGCCACAGATGGGACGTATTCTGCATCCGTTTTTTGGCGTGCTGATTGTCATTTGCCTGATCCCGATGTTCTTCCGCTTTGTTGGCCATAACATTCCGAAGAAGCGTGACTTGCCGTGGTTCCTCAACATTATTGAAGTGTTGAAAGGCAATGAGCATGAAGTCTCTGAAGTGGGTAAATACAACCCAGGCCAGAAAATGATGTTCTGGAGCATCATGGGGCTGACGCTGGTACTGTTGATCACCGGGGTAATCATGTGGCGTCCTTACTTTGCTCACCTGTTCCCGATTGATGTCGTGCGCTACGCCATTCTGATTCATGCCGTTGCGGCTATCGTCCTCATCCATGCCATCCTGATCCATATGTACATGGCATTCTGGGTTAAAGGGTCGATCAAGGGCATGATTGAAGGCAAGGTCTCCAAGCGCTGGGCGCGTAAACACCACCCACGCTGGGCGCGTGAAATGGAAGAGAAAGAAACGAAAAAATAA